Within the Gordonia westfalica genome, the region CGCTCGAGATGAGCTGGGGCGACGTGGGCTTGCTGCTCTCCATCCCCGGTCAGGGCCTCGGCAACGCCGCCATCGCGGCGGTCGCCAACCCCGAACAGCTGGAGAAGTTCTCCGACGTCTGGGCGGCCATGGCCATCACCGAACCCAGCTTCGGATCGGACTCCGCGGCTGTCTCGACGACGGCCACCCGCGACGGTGACGACTACCTCATCAACGGCGAGAAGATCTTCGTGACCGCGGGCTCGCGCGCCGATCACGTCGTCGTGTGGGCGACCATCGACAAGAGCGTCGGACGCGCGGCCATCAAGAGTTTCGTCGTCCCGATGACCACCGAGGGCGTGAGCGTCGCCCGCCTCGAGCACAAGCTCGGCATCAAGGCCTCCGACACCGCCGTCATCCGCTTCGAGAACGCCCGGGTCCCCGCCGACAACCTGCTCGGGTCGCCGGAGATCGACACCAAGAAGGCATTCGGCGGGGTCATGCAGACCTTCGACAACACCCGCCCGGTCGTCGCGGCGATGGCGATCGGCCTGGGCCGCGCCGCCCTGGAGGAACTCCGCCGGATGCTCGAAGAGGCCGGTCACGAGATCGACTATGACCGTACGGCCGCGTCTCAGCATGCGACGGTGGCCGAGTTCATCCGCCTCGAATCCGACTGGGAGGCTTCGTGGTTGCACACGCTGCGGGCCGCCTGGATGGCGGACAACAAGCAGCCGAACTCCACCGAGGCCTCGATGTCGAAGGCCAAGGCGGGCCGTGCGGTCACCGAGATCACCAACAAAGCGGTGGAAATCGGTGCGACAGCGGGCTTCTCGGAGACCTCTCTGCTGGAGAAGTGGGCCCGCGACTCCAAGATCCTCGACATCTTCGAGGGCACTCAGCAGATTCAGCAGCTGATCATCGCGCGCCGCGTCCTCGGGAAGTCCAGCGCCGACCTGAAGTGAGGCGCACCTGGGTCTCCATCCGGGAACGCTGAAACCGGCATACGCGGTCCCTCCCCCGTGTGACGATGGAGCCGGGCCGGAGACCCGGTTCCGGACGCCCGCCATTGGAGGTCGTGGCATGACCACTCCTGTAGACATCCCGATCGACCCTTCGCTCGTCGACCTCTACAAAGACCTCCACAGACACCCGGAACTCGGCTTCCAGGAACAACGGACCGTCGGCGTGGTTGTCGAGAGGCTCGAGTCGGCGGGCTTCGACGTGACGACCGGCGTCGGCAGGACCGGGGTGGTCGGCATCCTGCGAAACGGGGATGGTCCGACGATCGCGCTGCGCGCCGACATGGACGCCCTACCTGTTTGCGAGGACACCGGACTCGACTACGCGAGCACCGTCACCGCGACCGACGAGAACGGTAAGACGGTCCCGGTCGCCCATGCGTGTGGTCATGACCTGCACACCACATGTCTCCTGGGTGCGGCGGCCATCCTCGCATCCGATACATCGGGATGGTCGGGCACCGTCGTCGTCATCTTCCAACCCGCCGAAGAACTCGGTGCCGGCGCGCAGGCGATGGTCGACGACGGCCTGTGGGACCGTTTTCCCAAACCCGACGTCGTGCTCGGTCAGCATGTCTCGCCGCTGCCCGCCGGCAAGATCGCCGGGCACCCCGGAGCATCGTATGCCGGGTCGGATTCACTCCGGGTACGGCTGGTGGGTCGTGGTGCACACGGCTCGATGCCCGAGGCTTCGGTCGACCCCATCGTGCTGGCGGCAGCGACGGTGATGAGGCTGCAGACCGTCATCTCGCGGGAGATCCCGAGTACCGCAACGGCCGTGCTCACCGTCGGATCGATCCACGCCGGTGACGCCGCGAATGTAATTCCGGGAGAAGCCGAGATCCAGTTGAACATCCGCAGCTACAACGAGACCGTTCGCGGCAAGATCCTCGACAGCGTCGAGCGAATCGTGCGCGGTGAGGCGGCCGCCGCGGGAGCGCCGGAAGATCCGACCATCACCGAGATCGAACGGTTCCCGGTGGTCACCAATGATCCGGACGCGCTGGGCAAGACGCTGAGCGCCTTCGCGGACTGGTTGGGCGCGGCCAACATCCTCGATCCGGGGGCCGGCGCGGGCAGCGAGGATGTCGGCATCCTGGCCACCAGCTGTGACGCACCGTTGTCGTACTGGTTGCTCGGCGGAGCGGATCCGTCGCTGTTCACCACCGGCGACATGACGGACCCGGCGTTGCTGAAGGTGCCGTCGAACCACTCTCCGCACTACGCGCCGGTGATCGATCCGACGCTGGACATCGGTGTGCGGGCCCTGGTCCTCGCTGCCCGCGCCTGGTTGGGGTAGCCCGATCCCAGAAGGCCAGGCCGGTCTCACCGCAACAATCTCTCCCGCAGGCGTGCTTCGCGTTCGAGTCGTTCGGCGTCGCGGCGTCGACGTTCGGCCATGATCGCCGACAGCACATCCTCGAACGACGCGCTCTGCGGCGGCGCGGGCGCCACGAAGGGCGCCGCGTCGAAGACCAGCCGACGCGCTGCGGCGGCCCGGGGTTCGGGCTTCATGCCGTGGCAGCCGTTGAGGAACTGGCGGATGATCACGGCGAGGCCGTCGGGCAGGGCCGCCATGTCGGCCGCCACCGCCCACGAGACGAGTCCGGCGGGCATCTCGATGGGATGCTGTTCTTCGATCCTGTGCCGGTCTCGGATCACGTAGGTGCCGGCGAGGAGATCGCCGAGCCGCTTGTTCTTCCGCGAGATCGCGGCGCAGATCAGCGCGGGCAGGCCCAGGCAGGCGTACATCTCGATGAACCCGACGAGCGCACGGGTCAGCGACTGCCGAAAACCGGTGGGCCCGGCATCGTCTCGCAGGGTCCGCAGTCCGACGATCAGATGGCCGGCGGTCTTGCCGCCGGTGAGTGTCTCCGTGACGGTCGGTAGGGCGACGACGCTGATGATGGGCAGCAACGTGTTGACGGTGCCCCGCCACGCGTCGTTGAGGTCGCCGGTCACCTTGTACGACAACCACCAGAGGAACAACCACAGGGCGATCCCCAGTGCGACGTCGATCATCCCCGACAGAATCCGGTAGCCGAGACCGCCCGGTGGTAGCGCGAGTGCGACCGCCTCACCGGAGACCAGGTCGTCTCGGCCCACCCCGACGGTGGCCGACGCTCCGGCGCCCCAGACGGTCGGCGGCGGCCCGATCGGGATCGGCGCACCCGCCATCACCGGTCGTGGCGGCAACGATCCGGATGGCACGCCTCACCATACGACGCGGAACGCCGATAGCGCGGTGCGAGTGCACAGCCACGACGCCCCTCGAATGACACGCTCCGCAGCGGCCGGGATGGCGGTTAATCTGGCCGGGTGGATCTCGACGCCTATGTGTCCGCGCACCGCGCGACGTGGGAGCGGCTCGATGAGTTGTCGCGCCGGCGTCGTCTGACCGGAGCCGAGGCCGACGAGATCATCGACACCTATCAGCGGGTGGCGACGCACCTGTCGGTGATCCGCTCGACGGCGCCCGACGCCTCGCTCGTCGCGTACCTGTCGGCGTTGCTGGCGCGGGCCCGG harbors:
- a CDS encoding amidohydrolase, with the translated sequence MTTPVDIPIDPSLVDLYKDLHRHPELGFQEQRTVGVVVERLESAGFDVTTGVGRTGVVGILRNGDGPTIALRADMDALPVCEDTGLDYASTVTATDENGKTVPVAHACGHDLHTTCLLGAAAILASDTSGWSGTVVVIFQPAEELGAGAQAMVDDGLWDRFPKPDVVLGQHVSPLPAGKIAGHPGASYAGSDSLRVRLVGRGAHGSMPEASVDPIVLAAATVMRLQTVISREIPSTATAVLTVGSIHAGDAANVIPGEAEIQLNIRSYNETVRGKILDSVERIVRGEAAAAGAPEDPTITEIERFPVVTNDPDALGKTLSAFADWLGAANILDPGAGAGSEDVGILATSCDAPLSYWLLGGADPSLFTTGDMTDPALLKVPSNHSPHYAPVIDPTLDIGVRALVLAARAWLG
- a CDS encoding RDD family protein, giving the protein MAGAPIPIGPPPTVWGAGASATVGVGRDDLVSGEAVALALPPGGLGYRILSGMIDVALGIALWLFLWWLSYKVTGDLNDAWRGTVNTLLPIISVVALPTVTETLTGGKTAGHLIVGLRTLRDDAGPTGFRQSLTRALVGFIEMYACLGLPALICAAISRKNKRLGDLLAGTYVIRDRHRIEEQHPIEMPAGLVSWAVAADMAALPDGLAVIIRQFLNGCHGMKPEPRAAAARRLVFDAAPFVAPAPPQSASFEDVLSAIMAERRRRDAERLEREARLRERLLR
- a CDS encoding acyl-CoA dehydrogenase family protein; this encodes MAINLELPKKFDSTVERTHLAAEHIFRPISRKYDKAEHEYPVELDDLAKLAKQGRGSEKSADSSSDDEGPSVNGANMRGLISALEMSWGDVGLLLSIPGQGLGNAAIAAVANPEQLEKFSDVWAAMAITEPSFGSDSAAVSTTATRDGDDYLINGEKIFVTAGSRADHVVVWATIDKSVGRAAIKSFVVPMTTEGVSVARLEHKLGIKASDTAVIRFENARVPADNLLGSPEIDTKKAFGGVMQTFDNTRPVVAAMAIGLGRAALEELRRMLEEAGHEIDYDRTAASQHATVAEFIRLESDWEASWLHTLRAAWMADNKQPNSTEASMSKAKAGRAVTEITNKAVEIGATAGFSETSLLEKWARDSKILDIFEGTQQIQQLIIARRVLGKSSADLK